Proteins from a single region of Eublepharis macularius isolate TG4126 chromosome 9, MPM_Emac_v1.0, whole genome shotgun sequence:
- the CSNK1E gene encoding casein kinase I has product MELRVGNKYRLGRKIGSGSFGDIYLGANIATGEEVAIKLECVKTKHPQLHIESKFYKMMQGGVGIPSIKWCGAEGDYNVMVMELLGPSLEDLFNFCSRKFSLKTVLLLADQMISRIEYIHSKNFIHRDVKPDNFLMGLGKKGNLVYIIDFGLAKKYRDARTHQHIPYRENKNLTGTARYASINTHLGIEQSRRDDLESLGYVLMYFNLGSLPWQGLKAATKRQKYERISEKKMSTPIEVLCKGYPSEFSTYLNFCRSLRFDDKPDYSYLRQLFRNLFHRQGFSYDYVFDWNMLKFGAARNPEDMDRERREHEREERMGQLRGSATRALPPGPPAGAAANRLRNVAEPMASTPTSRIQQSGNTSPRAISRVDRERKVSMRLHRGAPANISSSDLTGRQEVSRISASQTSVPFDHLGK; this is encoded by the exons GTGCCAATATTGCCACAGGAGAAGAGGTAGCCATAAAATTGGAATGTGTCAAAACCAAGCACCCGCAACTCCATATCGAAAGCAAATTTTACAAGATGATGCAGGGAGGAG TGGGCATCCCTTCCATTAAGTGGTGTGGCGCAGAAGGAGATTACAATGTGATGGTGATGGAGCTTTTGGGACCCAGCTTGGAGGACCTCTTCAACTTCTGCTCCCGCAAATTCAGTCTCAAGACTGTTCTGCTTCTGGCGGATCAGATG ATCAGCCGTATCGAGTACATTCATTCCAAGAATTTCATCCACCGAGATGTGAAGCCGGACAACTTCCTTATGGGGCTCGGCAAGAAAGGCAACCTAGTGTATATCATTGACTTCGGCCTGGCCAAGAAATACAGAGATGCCCGCACCCACCAACACATCCCCTACCGGGAAAACAAAAACCTGACCGGCACAGCACGCTATGCCTCTATAAACACCCATCTTGGAATTG AGCAAAGTCGCCGTGATGACTTGGAGAGCTTGGGCTACGTGCTGATGTACTTCAATCTCGGCTCGTTGCCATGGCAAGGCCTGAAGGCTGCCACAAAGCGCCAGAAATATGAGCGCATCAGTGAGAAGAAGATGTCAACGCCTATTGAGGTGCTCTGCAAAGGGTACCCTT cTGAGTTTTCTACATACCTCAACTTCTGCCGTTCGTTGCGGTTTGACGACAAACCAGACTACTCTTACCTGAGACAGCTGTTCCGCAACCTCTTCCACCGTCAGGGCTTCTCCTATGACTATGTGTTTGACTGGAACATGCTCAAATTT GGGGCAGCCCGGAATCCTGAGGACATGGATCGGGAGAGGCGAGAACATGAGCGAGAAGAGAGGATGGGGCAGCTCAGAGGTTCTGCTACGCGGGCACTGCCCCCTGGCCCTCCTGCTggagccgctgcaaaccgcctcCGTAATGTTGCTGAGCCTATGGCCTCCACGCCCACCTCCCGCATCCAGCAGTCTG GAAATACATCCCCCAGAGCAATCTCACGGGTGGACAGGGAGCGGAAAGTCAGCATGAGGTTACACCGAGGAGCCCCTGCCAACATCTCCTCATCTGACCTCACAGGGCGGCAAGAGGTGTCGCGGATTTCAGCATCACAG ACAAGTGTGCCATTTGATCACCTGGGGAAGTGA